A single window of Pieris rapae chromosome 4, ilPieRapa1.1, whole genome shotgun sequence DNA harbors:
- the LOC111004110 gene encoding B-cell receptor-associated protein 31, with translation MSLQWTIIATFLYVEIAVVLLLSLPIASPSRWQKLFKSKFLAFIYGQASIYFLVLIGVLVLCLLDAIREMQKYSNIESTEHQHLDAEMQGSMRLFRAQRNFYISGFALFLLIVIRRLVQMISELASLYAQSEANLRQAKSASATARTLLSQQGEGDEKNKKEVEDIRSQITLLEKELSKEKKDKEAMKSQAETLNKEYDRLSEEYSKLQKKLTVAGGDKKDE, from the coding sequence ATGAGTTTGCAGTGGACGATTATTGCTACTTTCCTATACGTTGAAATAGCGGTTGTGCTTCTTCTATCTTTGCCTATCGCAAGTCCTTCAAGATGGCAAAAGTTATTCAAATCGAAGTTTCTGGCGTTTATTTATGGACAAGCCTCGATTTACTTTTTGGTACTGATCGGTGTGTTGGTGCTTTGTCTTTTAGATGCTATACGGGAGATGCAGAAGTATTCTAACATCGAATCAACTGAGCACCAACATCTTGACGCAGAAATGCAAGGTAGCATGAGGCTTTTCCGTGCTCAAAGAAACTTTTACATCTCAGGATTCGCTCTTTTCCTTCTCATCGTCATTCGGAGACTAGTTCAGATGATTTCTGAACTAGCGTCTTTGTATGCACAGTCCGAGGCGAACTTACGACAAGCTAAAAGTGCAAGCGCCACCGCCAGAACTCTTCTTTCGCAGCAAGGAGAAGGAGATGAGAAAAACAAGAAAGAAGTAGAAGATATCAGAAGTCAAATTACACTTCTAGAAAAGGAACtatcaaaggaaaaaaaagataaagaaGCAATGAAATCACAAGCCGaaacattgaataaagaatATGATAGGTTATCTGAGGAGTATAGTAAATTACAAAAGAAGCTAACAGTAGCAGGTGGAGATAAGAAAGATgaataa